atcctagcactctgggaggccgaggcgggtggatcatttgagctcaggagttcgagaccagcctgagcaagagtgagaccccatctctactaaaaatagaaataaatgatctctacagctaaaaatatatagaaaaaattagccaggcatggtggcgcatgcctgtagttccaggtactcgggaggctgaggcagtaggatcacttgagcccaggagtttgaggttgctgtgagcgaggctgacaccacggcactctagtccgggcaacagacagagtaagagtctgtctcaaaaaacaaaaacacaaaaacaaaagaacctCACAGGGAAAGAATGCTGCATTCTTGGGGTGGACAGGCCATCCTGGGGGTCCTAGACTGCCCCAGTGTTTAAAACAAAGACATATTTGGAGATGACTGAAAAGAATGTGAGTCAATACCTgaatgattttgttttgttttgttttgtttctttctatgtttagtagagatggtgtctcgcttttgctcaggctggtcttgaactcctgacctcgagtgatccacccgccccagcctcccagagtgctaggattacaggcatgagccaccgcgcctgacctAATACCTGAATGTTGCTTAATATTATCTGGGGCAGAAAATAAAGGAGTCAATAGAATTACTATTTAGCTGTGGTCTCTAAGGATCCTGTAACTTCTATCAGATTCCTTTTATAAAGAATTGAAGgttgggtacagtggctcacacctgtaatcccagcactttgggaggccaaggcgggaggatgacttgaacccaggagttcgagaccagctggggcaacacagtgagagcctgtctctgcaaaaaataaaaaaattagccagacgtggtggcacatgcctgtagagccagctacttgggaagctgagacaagaggatctcAAGCCTCCTCCTTGAGGCAGGAGcttgaggttgtagtaagctgtgatgacgccaccacactctagcccatgtgacagagtgaaaccctgtcgcaaaaaaaaaaaaaaaagaaagaaagaaaaagaaaaagaattgaagaCCTAGCACAGGGAGAGGAGACATCTCTAATTTGGGCAAGGTTCTAAAACACCGTCCGGGTGAGGAGATAAGAGTACCACGGCCTGGTATGTTGGGTTGGTTCACCATGGTATTTCCAGCCCCCTGCATGTTTCTGCCTTCCAGGTAGAAGGTGACACACTTAACGTCCCAACAACTGTGTTCTCCCAGTAGTCTAATCAGCAGTGGAAATAGATTTCACATTCGCATCAAGGGTGGTCTCCTATGTGTAAGAGGATTATATTCTCATGGTTGTGTGTGAGATTTtaggtttgttttaaaaaaaagcacaGCTGGGTGAGCTGGCACATACCTataggctgagatgggaggatcacttgagcccaggagtttgacaccagccggGGCAATTTAGCAACACCtcatctcaaattaaaaaaaaaaaaacacacacacattggctgggcatggtggttcatgtctgtaatcctagcactctgggaggctgaggtgggaggattgcttgagctcaggagtttgagaccagcctgagcaagagtgagaccccgtctctactaaaaatagaaaaattagctgggtgtggtagtgcacacctgtagtcccagctacttgggaggctgaggcaggaggattgcttgagccccagagtttgaggttgctgtgagctatgatgatgccacagcactctactcagggcaacggaatgagactctgtctcaaaaaaaaaaaaaaaaaaaaaacacagattttttttaaagaagtttagaAACAGTGATTTACATTCTTTCCCCCAGATCTCCTTGTGACAATCACCCCCAAAATCTTTGGGTTCTGTCTGGCCATAACAGTGAGATTTGGGCATCACTAGCATCATGTTGGAATCACTGGTTTGAACTAGTCACCATAACCCCCCCCAGAGTCCTCTTCATCCCTTTCACACACAAGACACAAAGGGTCAGCAGAGGAGGAATCGTGCGCCCCATACCCCCAAAGATGAGGCGGGCAGTCCGAGGAATAGGTTCACCTGTTTATTTCTTGGTGCTTCCAAGAGCTCATGTAAAAACAGCACAGTGAAAGAAGCAGCAGTGGTCAGTAAATGGAGATATGACTTACTATGTTTCAACAGGCTCAGTGTGGCTGTGGTGGGACAAGCTGCCAGGGGCAAGAGAGAGCAGAGTGAAGCCAGGTCCCTGAAGAAGTGAGGGGTTCGAATGTGGGGCGTGGGTTGTGAGGGGTGGACTTCAGATCCAGATGTCAGAGGTGCAGTCACCCCCAGGGTAGCGGAGCTcatgggccagggctgggccgaGGGGCTCCTTCCCAAAGTCCACCAGGAAGTTGGGGTTCAGCTTCAGCCCCCCCTTTACTGTGTCTACATCGATCTGCAGCATCACAGAGCCTTCCCTGGTGGAAAAGGAGAAGGGGGTAAAGGAGAGGTCAGAGGTGGCCACCCCCTTCCCTCGATTTTGTGAGAGTAGGTGGTGGGTTCCCAAGGAACCCACGGAACAGGCTCTGAAGGGGCCATCTGTCCGGGGAGGTGCAGGTGGGTCCCTGAGGAGGCTTCAGAAAGCCAAATGACCCCTCTgggagaggagggctgggaaGGCGAGCCCGAGCAGTCTGCCTCTCACCTGATGAGATCAGGGTAGAACTGTTTGTCCCAGGCACTGTACAGCGATGTGGTGACATAGACACGCTTCCCGTCTAGGCTAAGCTGGATCATCTGAGGGCCTCCAGCCACACGTTTCCCCTTGAGAAAACCAGAGGTCAGACTCCAGGGTGACACACAGATCCTAGGAGTGGGTCCCAGGTACCACCCCAACCCCCAGAGCCTGCTTAGAAGCTGCCCCCATACTCCTCAAGTCCGGGTCCGAGGGGTCCCGGGAGTAGGGGGAGAGGCCCTTACCTTGACCACCAGGGGTTCTGGCTGGGAGTTTAGTTCCTGGTCCTCCAGCACTTGCACAGGGCCTCCCTTAACAATGCTGCCCCCAAGGAAGATCTGGTGGGGAGAGGCGGAGGACGaaggaggacaaggtgggaggtGTGGAAGCCAGAGCAGCTCGCTTCAGgatccctccctccatccagaCACCTTCCCCAAGCCTGGCCTGGGCCCCATAGTGCTGGGCCTGCACTGTCCCTCTGCCCATCTTTTGCTTTTCCTGCACCTCCTCTGTCATCCCTAGGCAGTTTGtaccctctgccccctccccaccctcttgtctttccttcctccctgacGTCTGCTCCCACCTGTCCGGTGAGGCGGGGCCTCTGCGGGTCCGACACGTCATACTGCCGCAGGTCCCCATGCAGCCAGTTGCTGAAGTAGAGGAAGCGGTCATCCAGGGACAGCAGGATGTCAGTGATCAGGCCTGGGGGGAGTGGGTGTGACTGAGGTCAGAGTCTTTAAGGACTTTTGTTTCTCAGGCTAGGAGCCAGTCTTCTGATTTCCCAGGCACTCACCTGGCATCTCAGGCAGCACCCAGCCCTTCACTTTCTTGGGGGGCACCTGGATCACCTTCTCCACTGACCAAGTACCTCCCTACATTGGGGCAAGAGGGGCAGGGTGAGGACAGGAGGCAGAGAGGTGAGCTTATCAGAATTGGGGGCCGGGGGTCACATCGGGTCTTCTTGCCAGTAGGGTCCAACTGCATGCAGGCCCCTTAAGGTGGGCTTCACGCCTGCATTCCCAGCACACAGCACAGTACCCACCACAGAAGGAAGCTCACTAAATAGTTtctgaatgagtgaataaacatGGCCACTTAGGGTTCAGGTGGAAGGTGGCCTAGCACTGAGAGAAGAGAGGCAGGCAGAGCATGTGGCCTCGTGTTTTTGTTGCTGGAGAAGCCTGGGCCGGTGGGACCCGGGCAGGGGTGCTGACATGACTGCTGGGAGCAGAAGGCCAGAGGACATGTCACCTCATTCTTGTAGAAGCGCTGGATGTTGGAGCTGAGGGCACAGCCCACGAAGCCCTGGGCAGCGTCCGGGTTGTGCAGGAAGCGGATCTCCAGGGGAATAAGCCCGTCCTTCAGGGGTAGGGTCTGCACAATCTCATGGCGCTGCCAGTCCCACACGTGTAAGTGGCTCCCATACagccctggggtgggtggggacagaggatgGGCTCAGGAtcagggcaggagggcaggggcaagggctggggcaggaggttgAAAAACGGGTGGGAGGGATCAGAAGGGCACGTGGGCGAGTCTGAGCGTGCAGCACGTCCTATACCATCACCCTGAGTCCGGGGCCACATGAGGGAAGTGAGGGGGCTGGAGGTTTGGAGTGGGGTCTCAGTGCAGAAAGCAGGGGCTGTGGGCCCAAGGTTCCTGCCCACGCACGGGCGGATTCTCACCCGCCTCCACATCAGCGGGGTTGAAGCCATCTCGAAGGACATTGGGAGGTCCCCATTCGGTGCTGATCATGACATTGTGTCGAGGCTGGTACCAGAAGTCGTAGCCCATTGGCGCAGCACCCCCAGGCTGCTCCCACGTCCCCTTCACCTCAAATGTCTCCCCATCCAGCAGCACGAAACCCCCTGAGCAGGGAAGGAAGTGGGGGGGCAGGTAGAGATAGTGGAGACACAACCCCTCCCAGCCCTCACCTAGGGATGTCCGGGAGCCCCTCAGCCcgctgcctgcctctcctgcctctgggtTTGCCAGCTCCTTAAATTTAGGTGTTCAAGGGGTCCCACccagaggcccaggtgggaggtggaggctTTTACTCTAGTGCCCCATCTCCCATCAACCTCATCACTCTGCCAGACCACAGGGGAAATTTTTCTTCCCTTGAGCCAAGAGATCTGGGACTCAGCATCCTTGCCCAGCCTCGTCCTTCTGGAGTGGGATTCTTCCCACAGCCTAAGCTCCATTCTGCtcactacatttttttaataggacagtgaaaatatatttatttgtaattcaaCTCAAATGCCCAATATGTTGCTCCCTTGATGAGTGAGTATGTTATGACAACTTGCTACATCCTTGCAAATACAACCAGATGTCTATTCCAACTGTTATGAAGTCTAGGAATGTCACACTCCTCCCGTCTCCTGGACAAAGCAGTCATATGGAGTCTAGTGCAGTAACCCGAGCTGGATGACCTTAGCTGAGGGCCCCCTGCAAGCCCTCGGAGGGAGGGTTCTGATGAAATAGATGAGGCTCTGGGAGAAGCAGGACATAGACTCTGGACGCAGATTGCTGGGTTTGAGTTCCAGCTCTGtgacttattagctgtgtgaccttgagtaagttttTTAACCAGTCTGTGCCCCAGCTTTCTTATCTGCAAAACAGGGGTTACACTAGCACACGGTAGACATGTTATAAGTGTCAGCTCTGATCACACTGTAATGAGTTAGCAAATGTGGAGATTAAGAATCCCAAAGATTGTGAGATACGCTCATATATCACAAAGGCTGCTACTAAATGTATGTGTTTTCTGGGGCCATGTCTGTACTCACATTCCCCATGGATGACTGTTCTGACTATaacttttaaacaaattaatCAGTCAAGGCTCATCTCCATAGAAATAATCAAAACAACTGAAGCTACTTGCTAACATTTTAAGCATTGGATGGGACCCAGGCTGTTGGTTTTCCCTGGGAGGTCATTCTATTCCTCCCCCAGCTTGTGGTCTGCTCCTCCTGCAGACAGAGGCTTCCCTCCTTTCATAGCTGTGGAAGTTTTCACGAGCACACAGAGCCGCTGGTACCTTTGCCATTGCCCTTGGGGTCTCCCAGGGAGCTGATCATCACCTCCCCGCTGGCCAGGCAGTGGCTGGTGTGGAGGTAGGCCAGTCCGCACTTGGCTTGGATGTCCTTGGGCTCGATgacctgggcaggggtggggaacggCATGAGAATCTTACAGGGCTGAGAGTCCCCACCCTTCACCCTCATAGTCCCCTACTTCCATCTGCCAAGCCTGTCCTCTTTTCCTTCAGAACAGGGACACAACTCTTCCTATGAGGATATGGCAGAGTTCAGTCTGGTAACTTCCACAGAGCACCAAGGGAAAGTCAGAGATTGTTAATAACTCCCCAGGCGGAAGCACTGACTTCTCCCTTTGTCGGTCCTGAAGGCATTCACAGCCCTGTGAGACCATAAGCTCCTTCTGGGCTGGGCTGATGCCAGTGTCAACTTTGTATCAGCAGCAGCCAACAGTGAGTGCCTGGCCCCAAGAAGGTACTGAACAAAGTGTTGAGAGGAAGGACTGGAGACTCCTGCCTAAGGGAAGTCCTGAGCTCACAACTGGGTGGGAAAAaaagcctccctccctctcccagtgTGACATAGGAAACcgcctccctcttctctctcttctcaccaTCCTGGCCCATGGTGCTGGATGGTGACAGCCCAGTAAGCCCAGGTAACTCTCCTCTGAGGTCTCAGTTCCCTCCCCATTGCTGAACAAGATTCTGTGCAAGAGCCAGAGGCAGTTGGTTTAGGGCTGGCTTCCTGCCTATAGGCTGCTGAGGGCTGCAGGTGCATCAGGGTCTCTGAGCCGGCAAGGGCAGAGGACGTGCCTTGTGTAGCTTTGGTGCCCGGGGCTCCGAGCCCACGTCTACCACGTAGATGCGGGAGGAGATGAGACTGGGCAGCACCAGCTTGGTGCGCGACTTGGTGCTGTCACCGAAGCAGCTGCTGCAGGTGTTCCATCCTGAGTGATGCAGCTCGTCCTTCAGGTTGGGCATGGGCAGCCGGTGGATAACCTAGGATGGGGACATAGCGGGTGGTGCTCCACCAGGCCATGCCTCTCTGCTTTTGGAAGAGGcgccccctgcccccaacccatTTGGTTTGACAGTGTAGCACAAGCTGGATTTTAGCACTCCCCTTGCCCTTGTCCTCGGTGCAGTGAACAGCCTACACAACCATACCCAGGGAGGGCCAAGAAGGATGGAGCTGGGGAACGGCAgctccagggccagggccagaggGGTCTCAAGGTAGCTGATGCCTAAGTCTCACCTCACCTGGCAATACTGGGGAGATTTGGGGTCAACATCCACGGTGGCCAGGTAATCTGGGGCCTCAGTGCCCGTGTTTCGGTAAATGCAGGGCAGGTAGAGAATCTCCTCCCGGGGTCCTGGAGGGTAGAAAGCAGGCAGTGGGGTTGGCAGGGTGGGAAGGAATGGCAGGTGCAGCCCTGGGTGTGCCAGAGGGTGGAGGCCAGATCTGAGGTACCCCCAACCCCACCAGCCCTGGACTCAGGAGAGGGGTGCCGGCTTCCAGACCTTCGGCGATTACCTTTCATGGCCTCCAGAGGGGTAGGGTAGCCAGGTCCGCACTTCCCACATTCGGTAGCTGCAGAAACAATGGGGGTACTTTGGCTGGACTTTGCACCGGAGGCTGAAGGTTCCCTCCCTATGTCCCGCAGCACTTGCCCTGGTGGGCCAGGCAGGTCCCCCCTCTTCAGCCCCATCACTCTGGCCCCCTCAGAACCCAGGGGAATGTGAGGGTGTGGCAGGAAGAGCTGGAGAGACATGACCTGCAGTGGACAGACACTCTGGCAGGGcccaggggagggtggcaggagggcAGGTGCAGCCCAGGCTGTGTGGTGCAGTGGTTATGACGCCGACTTGGGTCCTGACCTCAGCCCGCCACGGACTAGCCATGGGAACGTGGGCAAAGTACTCAagccggcccccaccccagcctcaatCTCTGCATCCTCTGTAAAAAGAGGACAATACGAATACCACAGTGGGCCTTTATGAGACACAGGCAAGAGGGGCTGTGACGTATGCAGCATTGCGCTAGCTTGGCAGAAGCACGGGAAGCCCGGGCTGCTCTGGGGACCCGCTCTTAGGGAGTGGCAGTGGGGCCTGCTCAGCTCCCTCACCAAACTGTCTAGACCAGGGGCCGGGACActtcttgcttttctcttccctgggTCTTGATCCCAGGCTGCCAGCCAGGGCCAGCTGGGTGTCCTGAGGCCAGTTTCTACTTCTGGGTGGGCCCCACTTCCTTTGTCTGTAAAGTAAGAGTTTGGCCCAACTCTGGAGAGCTCAGAGGCCCTCCCTGTCCCTGAAATCTGGCAAGAAAGACCACACTAATCCACAGGGCCAAAGTCGGCACTGTGAAGGAGGGCTGGGACATCACAGCTGCCAGGACCCCAGCATCAGAGGGGTGATGAACAGGGGAGAAGGGCTGACGAATAGCCCAGAGGGAGCCGCAGGCTGAAAGAAATCCTCGCATGGAGTTCACAGGCCTGGGCActgccccctgccctgtcccgcGCAGgtctggccagggctgggcttgCAAGTGGGGAGCCAGGAGTAGCCAGAGTGGAGCCTCCACGGGTGCCCAACCCCCACTCGTAGCAGCCAAGTGACTTAGGAAGCTGAGAGGCAACAGCAGCATTTGAGAGTCTGGAAAACTGGTTTCAAGTTCAAGAAAATGGACATTCTCCATTTTCTCCCCTTCATTTGCTAAAAGGAGGTAATAGTAACATCCTACCTACTTTAGGTAGATGTGAAAGTCAAATAAGATAACATATTCAAAAGTACTTTCACAAAAGTGTTGCATAAATATGGGGCAGAAGAAACAATGTATTCTAAAGCATTTCCATCAAGGTGAGGTGTTGGATAAATATGGGTAGGGCTGTGCCGGAGGAGGGAGAATGCCAGCCTGTGCTTGGTGCCCCAagagagggctggggtgggggcagggtgagaGAGGCCCAGTCCAAAGAGATTAGGGAGACTCGTTCTGCAACACAACCTAGCTCTGTCAAGGCTTGGCACCGATGCCAAAGGGGAAGGAGGTTGCTGGACACAGAAGGGGAAGGAGATTAAAAAACTCCAAAACGTCAAGACAGAGATACAAACACCACAAagccacagagagacagagagagagacacaggtgGAAGGAGATGTTGCCCAGTCCACAGCGTCTACCCTCACAGCTCCCCGACCCCCCACTGCTTAGGGTCAGCGCTGCCTGACACTCCGTCCCAGGGAGAATCGTTGCTCTTTCTGGGAAATACCCGCCTGTCTTAAGCACCTCAAGCAAGGTCCCTGAGCTTCTGTGGATTTGAACTGAACCCAGGGAAACctcaattgtttcttttttctttttttgagacagggtctcgccatgctgcccaggctggtcacaaactcttGGGTGAAAGGGGTGGTTttgctgaaataacaggaaaatatctaaccCCCCaattttctaataacagctaaagatcaatccTGAGCTCTCCCCACTTTTTCTCTCCCCAGCTGGGAGATGTCTTGTAGGGTTCCATTTTCACAAACACCAGCAAGCAGCCCGACAGAcagaaaggagacagaaacctTTCTCTTCACATTCCCTGGCTGTATAACCTCCAGGAGATCCTGAGAAGCCCCAGGACGGACAGCAGGGGAGcaactccaggcctcagtttcctgccccAAGCCATATCTCAGGGGCAAAATCACATCCCCTGGGATAAGCTCGACTACATTTCAGAGATAACCAAGTCTCCAGgagcagagaaaacaagaaagagggACAACCAGACATCTCGTAGCAGCCACTTCTGTTTCAACTGATTCATTTGACGACAATCactatatttttcctttctttttgtccccataaaatcagcaagccacttggcctcagTGCTGGTACCCCCTTCTCTGGTTTTGGGATGCCATGCCgtctccctgctctccctctctttcctctgtctctctcactctctcaatctctctcttcctaagaagataaaataaactttttaacttttatgtatcttcatctctgcatgagaaatctttctccacccgcACCGTGAGCAGCTactaggctttccaccctaacactggggtcaagtgatcttcccagcagctgggactgc
Above is a window of Lemur catta isolate mLemCat1 chromosome 3, mLemCat1.pri, whole genome shotgun sequence DNA encoding:
- the SELENBP1 gene encoding methanethiol oxidase — protein: MATECGKCGPGYPTPLEAMKGPREEILYLPCIYRNTGTEAPDYLATVDVDPKSPQYCQVIHRLPMPNLKDELHHSGWNTCSSCFGDSTKSRTKLVLPSLISSRIYVVDVGSEPRAPKLHKVIEPKDIQAKCGLAYLHTSHCLASGEVMISSLGDPKGNGKGGFVLLDGETFEVKGTWEQPGGAAPMGYDFWYQPRHNVMISTEWGPPNVLRDGFNPADVEAGLYGSHLHVWDWQRHEIVQTLPLKDGLIPLEIRFLHNPDAAQGFVGCALSSNIQRFYKNEGGTWSVEKVIQVPPKKVKGWVLPEMPGLITDILLSLDDRFLYFSNWLHGDLRQYDVSDPQRPRLTGQIFLGGSIVKGGPVQVLEDQELNSQPEPLVVKGKRVAGGPQMIQLSLDGKRVYVTTSLYSAWDKQFYPDLIREGSVMLQIDVDTVKGGLKLNPNFLVDFGKEPLGPALAHELRYPGGDCTSDIWI